A stretch of the Aegilops tauschii subsp. strangulata cultivar AL8/78 chromosome 4, Aet v6.0, whole genome shotgun sequence genome encodes the following:
- the LOC109774319 gene encoding uncharacterized protein codes for MSLAPPPCPPPLLRLRGPRRDAALSAAVPSRPLSGCLATGRGPGSGRPYCLFSGAGRRKQEEARRGLESAVDQNKTGFGTWGVETDTRRRRDPRGGPGPAAGGGGRGRPAGGGGGGGGGGWFRWFSSGGFWDAAKQTVLTILGIISAVFLIANFNVLLGAAVYPLLVVLRQIRRALTFAAYCVSRAMSAPASRPKPTPVDSAEVVAAAPVKERARMSAAERVVAKWRSD; via the exons ATGTCCCTCGCGCCTCCTCCGTGCCCGCCTCCTCTGCTCCGCCTCCGCGGCCCCCGCCGCGACGCCGCCCTCTCCGCCGCCGTCCCATCCCGCCCTCTCTCCGGATGCCTCGCCACCGGGCGGGGCCCCGGCTCCGGCCGCCCCTACTGCCTTttctccggcgccggccgccggaAGCAG GAGGAAGCTAGGAGAGGGCTGGAGAGTGCCGTAGACCAGAACAAGACGGGGTTTGGGACATGGGGCGTGGAAACTGATACAAGGCGGCGAAGAGACCCGCGTGGTGGTCCGGGTCCTGCTGCCGGTGGCGGTGGCAGGGGAAGGcctgcaggaggaggaggaggtggtggtggaggtggttGGTTCAGGTGGTTTAGCAGCGGAGGCTTCTGGGACGCGGCGAAGCAGACCGTTCTGACGATCCTCGGCATTATCTCTGCG GTCTTCCTCATCGCGAATTTCAACGTGCTTCTGGGGGCTGCCGTCTACCCGTTGCTGGTCGTGCTGCGGCAAATACGGCGCGCACTCACCTTTGCGGCTTATTGTGTTTCTCGGGCCATGTCGGCGCCCGCTTCCAGGCCGAAGCCAACTCCTGTAGACAGCGCTGAAGTGGTGGCTGCAGCGCCTGTCAAAGAAAGAGCCAGAATGTCTGCAGCAGAAAGAGTTGTTGCAAAATGGCGTTCGGACTGA